A region from the Aphis gossypii isolate Hap1 chromosome 1, ASM2018417v2, whole genome shotgun sequence genome encodes:
- the LOC126548857 gene encoding uncharacterized protein LOC126548857 — protein MLYMSANFQKRLENKINDLENNNSMDYLLNKFKKLKVMTIDRVNNLKSPYLMRLESYNCYVMRMKNMKVLPFHIDFFKKKYDLFKDYIGSETIFDEFEVFFKETSQKEHGE, from the exons ATGT tatataTGAGcgcaaattttcaaaaaagat tggaAAATAAGATCAATGATTTGgagaataataattcaatggaTTATTTGctgaacaaatttaaaaaac tgaaaGTTATGACCATAGATCGggtgaacaatttaaaatcac CATATTTAATGCGACTGGAAAGCTATAATTGTTACGTAATgagaatgaaaaatatga AAGTGTTACCGTTTCATATCGACTTTTTCAAAaagaaatatgatttatttaaag actaTATCGGAAgtgaaacaatttttgatgAGTTTGAAGTTTTTTTCAAAGAGACTTCACAAAAAGAACATGGAGAATAG
- the LOC126549493 gene encoding uncharacterized protein LOC126549493, with product MCAPSPPSSYQHFQPWCHPILPSAAVHHYASHIRDFHNFLFRLERSIRLSAEDILLAGDLNAKHSDWGSQVNDPRGEALSDMIHALGLLVCNIGNNPTFKSGSIIEVTLSSPGVVDRVSDWCVLDVESLSDHFYIQYNIHTDEALFSNIAPLKCKWKFNYKKLDEALSLEQLCVAPNIMGVEDDAWFLTLKIHEASMTKSVVGSGRKSVYGWSSEITNWRVQQMY from the exons ATGTGTGCGCCCTCGCCGCCATCATCATACCAGCATTTTCAACCGTGGTGTCATCCCATATTGCCATCAGCTGCTGTTCATCACTATGCGAGCCACATCCG GGATTTCCATAACTTCCTATTCAGACTAGAAAGGAGCATCAGACTCTCAGCGGAAGATATCCTACTCGCGGGGGACTTAAACGCGAAACATTCCGACTGGGGATCCCAGGTAAACGATCCCAGAGGTGAAGCGCTATCGGACATGATCCATGCACTTGGCCTTCTTGTATGCAATATTGGCAACAATCCTACTTTTAAGTCCGGCTCCATCATCGAAGTCACCTTGTCTTCCCCTGGTGTGGTAGACAGAGTTAGTGATTGGTGCGTCTTGGACGTGGAATCTCTGAGCgaccatttttatatacaatacaacatCCACACGGATGAAGCTCTCTTCTCCAACATCGCTCCACTCAAGTGCAAATGGAAGttcaactataaaaaactGGACGAAGCACTCTCCTTGGAGCAACTGTGCGTCGCCCCAAACATCATGGGTGTCGAAGATGATGCCTGGTTCCTGACTTTAAAGATCCACGAGGCCAGCATGACCAAATCAGTTGTCGGAAGTGGAAGAAAATCTGTATACGGGTGGTCATCTGAAATCACTAACTGGCGTGTtcaacaaatgtattaa
- the LOC114129118 gene encoding transmembrane protein 165 isoform X2 — MFTKVGVLFVVLIATATTNSLPVDESDDVLPTMVPDISDTLTSEQTTKNTPTVSLGLVHAFVASLSVIIVSELGDKTFFIAAIMAMRHSRITVFTGAISALALMTVLSVLFGYAATVIPRAYTYYISTALFAVFGLKMLREGFKMSPNEGQDELEEVQANLRRKDDEDADIEQQAPKRCRLRFGSKSLLIVSKTLIQAFTMTFLAEWGDRSQLATIILAAREDAYGVALGGILGHSLCTGLAVIGGRFIAQKISVRTVTIVGGVVFIMFAVTALMFDPNEGET, encoded by the exons atgtttacAAAAGTCGGTGTGCTGTTTGTGGTCCTAATAGCCACGGCCACAACCAATTCACTTCCAGTGGATGAGAGTGATGATGTATTGCCTACAATGGTACCAGATATTAGCGATACCCTGACTTCTGAGCagacaacaaaaaatacaccTACCGTTTCTTTGGGATTGGTACATGCCTTCGTCGCATCACTTTCTGTGATAATTGTTTCAGAATTGGGCGacaagacattttttattgctgCTATAATGGCTATGCGACATTCAAGAATTACTGTGTTCACTGGTGCCATATCTGCTCTCGCACTTATGACTGTCTTATCAg TTTTATTTGGATATGCAGCAACAGTTATACCTCGTGCatacacatattacatatCAACAGCTTTGTTTGCTGTGTTTGGACTTAAAATGCTAAGAGAAGGGTTCAAAATGTCTCCTAATGAAGGTCAAGATGAACTTGAAGAAGTACAAGCAAATTTACGACGTAAAGATGATGag GATGCAGACATAGAACAACAGGCTCCAAAAAGATGTCGATTGCGATTTGGCAGTAAGAGTTTGTTGATTGTGTCAAAAACTCTGATTCAAGCTTTTACAATGACATTCCTTGCAGAATGGGGTGACCGTAGTCAATTAGcaactattattttagcaGCTAGagaa gaTGCTTATGGTGTTGCACTTGGGGGAATCTTGGGACATTCTTTATGTACAGGACTAGCTGTTATTGGTGGTCGTTTCATTGCTCAAAAAATATCTGTTCGAACTG taactaTTGTGGGTGgtgttgtatttataatgtttgctGTGACT
- the LOC114129118 gene encoding transmembrane protein 165 isoform X1: MFTKVGVLFVVLIATATTNSLPVDESDDVLPTMVPDISDTLTSEQTTKNTPTVSLGLVHAFVASLSVIIVSELGDKTFFIAAIMAMRHSRITVFTGAISALALMTVLSVLFGYAATVIPRAYTYYISTALFAVFGLKMLREGFKMSPNEGQDELEEVQANLRRKDDENKRNNKDASPVTEKDDKSPSVMPSVVETINVTVDNSTDLKDADIEQQAPKRCRLRFGSKSLLIVSKTLIQAFTMTFLAEWGDRSQLATIILAAREDAYGVALGGILGHSLCTGLAVIGGRFIAQKISVRTVTIVGGVVFIMFAVTALMFDPNEGET, from the exons atgtttacAAAAGTCGGTGTGCTGTTTGTGGTCCTAATAGCCACGGCCACAACCAATTCACTTCCAGTGGATGAGAGTGATGATGTATTGCCTACAATGGTACCAGATATTAGCGATACCCTGACTTCTGAGCagacaacaaaaaatacaccTACCGTTTCTTTGGGATTGGTACATGCCTTCGTCGCATCACTTTCTGTGATAATTGTTTCAGAATTGGGCGacaagacattttttattgctgCTATAATGGCTATGCGACATTCAAGAATTACTGTGTTCACTGGTGCCATATCTGCTCTCGCACTTATGACTGTCTTATCAg TTTTATTTGGATATGCAGCAACAGTTATACCTCGTGCatacacatattacatatCAACAGCTTTGTTTGCTGTGTTTGGACTTAAAATGCTAAGAGAAGGGTTCAAAATGTCTCCTAATGAAGGTCAAGATGAACTTGAAGAAGTACAAGCAAATTTACGACGTAAAGATGATGag aACAAGAGGAATAATAAAGATGCGTCTCCAGTCACTGAGAAAGACGATAAATCGCCTTCGGTTATGCCATCCGTGGTTGAAACTATCAATGTGACTGTTGACAATAGTACTGACTTAAAG GATGCAGACATAGAACAACAGGCTCCAAAAAGATGTCGATTGCGATTTGGCAGTAAGAGTTTGTTGATTGTGTCAAAAACTCTGATTCAAGCTTTTACAATGACATTCCTTGCAGAATGGGGTGACCGTAGTCAATTAGcaactattattttagcaGCTAGagaa gaTGCTTATGGTGTTGCACTTGGGGGAATCTTGGGACATTCTTTATGTACAGGACTAGCTGTTATTGGTGGTCGTTTCATTGCTCAAAAAATATCTGTTCGAACTG taactaTTGTGGGTGgtgttgtatttataatgtttgctGTGACT